A genome region from Anopheles stephensi strain Indian chromosome 2, UCI_ANSTEP_V1.0, whole genome shotgun sequence includes the following:
- the LOC118508422 gene encoding uncharacterized protein LOC118508422 has translation MANKKLPRTSADRVVPFCRLLLQTTMVNRKAIGLLLLFLLSVATDGQAIYPDSLDTGLFEPFASFEENWLQDNEMPSSLWYGASSGSKLSPPFLDPTLAGSCTNTTTIVCTGCRRVRVCIPGVIDQSLLPENNCPPSTYCNTLGPGMGGTCLATVDPTFPECSYTAGIDDFLESRTGMLCTGLGVFPDPVDCRKFHYCTSVGGYSRPFKCPADYVYNPKKKSCSRSSQCRTVQCRSNARSIFIPFPQDANYYAYCNYNRNRDRPTLRNVLVYKCAEGSEFNTLSNSCVFKCPREGFLAKPGDPSKFYWCRKVGGSLLGYEQVCPGVGSIFSARLGICLPPPVITTTTPVTSSTMSAMSETSSSTPITEEQTESSTVSTEASTVAGDTPVRLPPWPKWPSISVSSLV, from the exons ATGGCGAATAAAAAGCTACCGCGTACGTCTGCCGACCGAGTAGTTCCATTCTGCCGATTGCTGTTGCAGACAACTATGGTGAACCGAAAGGCTattggtttgcttttgctg TTTTTGCTATCCGTTGCTACCGATGGACAAGCAATATATCCTGACTCTCTGGATACGGGCCTGTTCGAGCCTTTCGCTTCATTCGAGGAAAATTGGTTACAAGACAACGAAATGCCTAGCTCACTGTGGTACGGTGCGTCATCCGGTTCGAAGCTCTCGCCACCTTTCCTGGACCCAACGTTGGCTGGCAGCtgtaccaacaccaccacgaTCGTGTGTACCGGATGCCGACGGGTTCGCGTTTGCATCCCGGGAGTAATCGATCAGTCATTGTTGCCGGAAAATAATTGTCCCCCTTCAACGTACTGCAACACGCTTGGTCCGGGTATGGGAGGTACCTGCCTCGCCACGGTTGATCCCACATTTCCGGAGTGTAGCTATACTGCTGGAATAGATGACTTCTTGGAAAGCCGCACCGGTATGTTGTGCACCGGATTGGGTGTGTTCCCCGATCCAGTGGATTGCCGAAAGTTCCATTACTGTACCTCGGTTGGTGGGTATTCGCGACCATTCAAATGCCCTGCCGACTATGTGTACAATCCGAAGAAAAAGTCATGCAGCCGAAGCAGTCAGTGTCGAACGGTGCAATGTCGCTCGAATGCGAGATCCATATTCATACCGTTTCCTCAGGATGCAAACTACTACGCATACTGCAATTACAATCGCAACCGGGATCGTCCAACGTTAAGAAATGTGCTGGTGTACAAGTGTGCGGAAGGTTCGGAATTCAATACGCTGTCGAACAGCTGCGTGTTCAAGTGTCCACGGGAAGGCTTTCTGGCGAAGCCCGGTGATCCTTCCAAGTTTTACTGGTGTCGTAAGGTTGGGGGCAGTTTGCTTGGCTATGAGCAAGTGTGTCCAGGTGTTGGTTCCATATTTAGTGCCAGGCTTGGGATATGCTTACCTCCTCCGGtgattactactactacgccCGTGACGTCATCAACCATGTCAGCGATGAGTGAAACGAGCTCCTCTACACCCATCACCGAGGAGCAAACTGAAAGCTCAACTGTCTCCACGGAGGCAAGCACGGTGGCCGGGGACACACCGGTGCGACTGCCACCGTGGCCAAAGTGGCCTTCGATTTCTGTATCGTCACTAGTTTAA